Proteins from a single region of Mucilaginibacter daejeonensis:
- the carB gene encoding carbamoyl-phosphate synthase large subunit: MPKDTSIRSILIIGSGPIIIGQACEFDYAGSQAALSLKDEGIEVSIINSNPATIMTDKVIADHVYLLPLTCESIEKILTEQKIDAVLPTMGGQTALNLCIEASERGIWEKYGVKVVGVDVAAIEKTENREAFRQLMVDINVGVAKSKIANSFLEGKEAAQQIGFPLVIRPSYTLGGKGAGFVHKKEDFDQALSRGLQASPTHEVLVEQAVLGWKEYELELLRDNRDNVIIICSIENFDPMGIHTGDSITVAPAMTLSDRCYQEMRNQAIRMMRAIGNFAGGCNVQFSVNPANEEIIAIEINPRVSRSSALASKATGYPIAKIAAKLAIGYNLDEIENQITKTTSAYFEPTLDYVIVKIPRWNFDKFKGANRELGLQMKSVGEVMGIGRSFIEALQKACQSLEIGRAGLGADGRQSRNLEEIMASLEHPSWDRLFHVYDALSLGVPIESVRKATKIDRWFLNQIQEIVNLENELRRYSVNNIPEDILLTVKQKGFSDVQIAWILGANTTEEEVYQRRKALNINRVYKMVDTCAAEFQAQTPYYYSTYEGENESISSDRKKIIVLGSGPNRIGQGIEFDYSCVHGLLAAKEAGYEAIMINCNPETVSTDFNMADKLYFEPVFWEHVREIIELEKPEGVIVQLGGQTALKMAEKLHEHGIKIIGTSFNDMDIAEDRGRFSDLLKDLDIPYPLYGVAETAEEALEVAHKVGYPVLVRPSYVLGGQGMSIVINDEDLERAVVNLLKALPGNRVLIDHFLDRASEAESDSICDGENVHIIGMMEHIEPAGIHSGDSYAVLPPFDLSETVLQQMDEYSKKIARALNVKGLLNIQFAIKNDKVYVIEANPRASRTVPFIAKAYDVPYINIAAKVMMGVNKLTDFTIERKLKGYAIKEPVFSFDKFPEVAKELGPEMKSTGEAIRFIPDLQDPYFRHLYKEKSMYLSK; the protein is encoded by the coding sequence ATGCCCAAAGATACCTCCATTAGATCGATCCTGATCATTGGTTCTGGTCCGATCATCATCGGCCAGGCCTGCGAGTTCGATTACGCCGGCTCACAAGCCGCCCTTTCGTTAAAAGACGAAGGCATCGAAGTTTCCATCATCAACAGCAATCCGGCTACCATCATGACCGACAAAGTAATTGCCGATCATGTGTACCTGCTGCCGCTGACCTGCGAAAGCATCGAAAAGATCCTTACCGAGCAAAAGATCGACGCTGTGTTGCCTACCATGGGCGGACAGACCGCGCTGAACCTTTGCATCGAGGCATCTGAGCGCGGCATCTGGGAAAAATATGGTGTGAAAGTGGTAGGCGTTGACGTGGCCGCCATCGAAAAGACCGAGAACCGCGAGGCTTTCCGCCAGTTGATGGTCGACATCAATGTGGGTGTGGCCAAGTCAAAGATCGCCAACTCGTTCCTCGAAGGTAAAGAGGCCGCTCAACAGATCGGTTTCCCGCTGGTGATACGCCCAAGCTATACCCTGGGTGGTAAAGGTGCCGGTTTCGTTCACAAAAAGGAAGACTTTGACCAGGCCCTGAGCCGCGGCTTACAAGCCTCACCTACCCACGAGGTACTGGTAGAGCAAGCCGTGTTAGGCTGGAAAGAGTACGAGCTGGAGCTGCTGCGCGATAACCGCGATAACGTGATCATCATTTGCTCGATCGAGAACTTTGACCCGATGGGTATCCACACCGGCGACTCGATCACCGTGGCCCCGGCCATGACCCTGAGCGATCGTTGCTACCAGGAGATGCGTAACCAGGCCATTCGCATGATGCGCGCCATCGGTAACTTTGCCGGCGGCTGTAACGTGCAGTTCTCGGTCAATCCGGCTAATGAGGAGATCATCGCCATCGAGATCAACCCGCGTGTATCACGTTCATCGGCCTTAGCCTCAAAAGCTACCGGTTACCCGATCGCCAAGATCGCGGCCAAACTGGCCATTGGCTATAACCTCGACGAGATAGAGAACCAGATCACCAAGACCACTTCGGCCTACTTTGAGCCAACGCTTGATTACGTGATCGTGAAGATCCCTCGCTGGAACTTTGACAAATTCAAAGGTGCCAACCGCGAGCTGGGCCTGCAAATGAAATCGGTAGGTGAAGTAATGGGCATTGGCCGCAGCTTTATCGAGGCTTTACAAAAAGCTTGTCAGAGTTTGGAGATCGGTCGTGCCGGCCTGGGTGCCGACGGCCGCCAGAGCCGCAACCTGGAAGAGATCATGGCCAGTCTGGAGCACCCAAGCTGGGACCGTTTGTTCCATGTGTATGATGCCTTGAGCTTAGGTGTGCCGATCGAATCGGTACGCAAGGCCACCAAGATCGATCGCTGGTTCCTGAACCAGATCCAGGAGATCGTTAACCTGGAGAACGAACTGCGCCGCTACTCGGTGAACAACATACCGGAGGATATCCTGCTTACCGTTAAGCAAAAAGGTTTCTCTGATGTGCAGATCGCCTGGATATTGGGTGCCAATACTACCGAAGAAGAAGTTTATCAACGCCGCAAGGCCCTCAACATCAACCGTGTGTATAAGATGGTTGATACCTGTGCGGCCGAGTTCCAGGCGCAAACGCCATACTACTACTCTACCTACGAAGGCGAGAACGAATCGATATCATCTGACCGTAAGAAGATCATCGTTTTAGGCTCGGGCCCTAACCGTATAGGCCAGGGTATCGAATTTGACTACAGCTGTGTGCATGGCTTGTTAGCCGCCAAAGAGGCAGGTTACGAGGCCATCATGATCAACTGTAACCCTGAGACCGTATCGACCGACTTTAACATGGCCGATAAGCTTTACTTTGAGCCGGTGTTTTGGGAGCACGTACGCGAGATCATCGAGCTGGAGAAACCAGAAGGTGTGATCGTGCAACTTGGTGGACAGACCGCTCTTAAAATGGCCGAGAAACTGCATGAGCATGGCATCAAGATCATTGGCACCTCGTTCAACGATATGGACATCGCCGAGGATCGCGGCCGTTTCTCTGACCTGTTAAAGGACCTTGACATCCCTTACCCACTGTATGGTGTGGCTGAGACTGCCGAAGAGGCTTTAGAGGTTGCTCATAAGGTAGGTTACCCGGTATTGGTACGCCCAAGCTACGTTTTAGGCGGCCAGGGCATGAGCATCGTGATCAACGATGAGGACCTGGAGCGTGCCGTAGTGAACCTGTTAAAGGCACTGCCGGGCAACCGCGTACTGATCGATCACTTTTTGGATCGTGCGTCAGAGGCTGAATCTGACTCGATATGCGATGGCGAGAACGTACACATCATTGGTATGATGGAGCACATCGAGCCTGCCGGTATCCACTCGGGCGACTCATACGCCGTATTGCCACCGTTCGACCTGAGCGAGACCGTGCTGCAGCAAATGGACGAGTACTCTAAAAAGATCGCCCGTGCGCTGAACGTGAAAGGCTTGCTGAATATCCAGTTCGCGATCAAGAACGATAAGGTATACGTGATCGAGGCCAACCCACGCGCCTCACGTACGGTGCCGTTCATAGCCAAGGCTTACGATGTACCTTACATCAACATTGCCGCCAAGGTAATGATGGGTGTGAACAAACTGACCGACTTCACCATTGAGCGCAAGCTGAAAGGTTACGCGATCAAAGAGCCGGTGTTCTCCTTTGATAAATTCCCTGAAGTGGCCAAGGAGTTAGGCCCCGAAATGAAATCGACCGGTGAGGCCATCCGCTTCATCCCCGATCTGCAGGATCCATACTTCCGCCACCTGTACAAAGAGAAATCGATGTACTTAAGCAAATAG
- a CDS encoding energy transducer TonB has translation MRYLFLLAFSVSFVNAFAQRQNVYFFNKREQQVATRDSADYTRIVREPDPGSELYKVMEYYLNGRPKRMATSITIDPIKLEGPCTIYDRNGIRQSVLNFHEGRMANEQVYYYPNGTISEVRNYAEGMNDPRNNFNSAYLITANNDSTGKALVTAGNGHYRSPVNNDLFMTEGDIKDGLKEGEWKTSVKKDSLILIETYSKGKLITGTGKLANGETYTYTKDQALPEFVGGVKAFYAFLRKNLRYPAEAFQNRIQGRVDVAFIVELDGALTDVHAVGRPQDKVLTAEAIRVLKLSPKWVPGVRYGRPVRVTYTVPVVFSL, from the coding sequence ATGCGATACCTGTTCCTATTGGCCTTCTCTGTGAGTTTCGTGAACGCCTTTGCGCAACGCCAGAACGTATATTTTTTTAACAAGCGTGAACAGCAGGTCGCCACCCGCGATAGTGCCGACTATACCCGCATCGTGCGTGAGCCAGATCCCGGTTCAGAACTTTACAAGGTGATGGAATACTACCTCAACGGTAGGCCCAAACGCATGGCTACCTCCATAACCATCGACCCGATCAAGCTTGAGGGCCCCTGCACCATTTATGACCGCAACGGGATCCGCCAAAGCGTACTGAATTTTCATGAAGGCCGCATGGCCAACGAGCAGGTGTACTATTACCCTAACGGTACCATCAGCGAGGTGAGGAATTATGCCGAAGGGATGAACGACCCCAGGAACAACTTCAACTCAGCATACCTGATCACGGCCAACAATGACAGCACCGGTAAAGCACTGGTCACCGCAGGCAACGGGCACTACCGCTCGCCGGTCAACAACGACCTGTTCATGACCGAGGGCGATATAAAGGACGGCCTTAAAGAAGGCGAGTGGAAGACATCGGTAAAGAAAGACAGCCTGATACTCATCGAGACGTACAGTAAAGGCAAGCTGATCACCGGTACAGGCAAGCTGGCCAACGGCGAAACTTACACTTACACCAAAGACCAGGCATTACCCGAATTTGTGGGCGGGGTAAAGGCTTTTTACGCGTTCCTGAGAAAAAATCTCCGGTACCCCGCCGAGGCCTTCCAGAACCGCATACAGGGCCGGGTAGATGTAGCCTTTATAGTAGAGCTTGACGGCGCTCTTACTGACGTTCATGCCGTAGGCCGCCCTCAGGACAAGGTACTCACGGCCGAGGCGATCAGGGTTTTAAAGCTAAGCCCGAAATGGGTACCGGGCGTCCGTTACGGCCGGCCGGTGAGGGTCACTTACACGGTGCCTGTGGTATTTTCTTTATGA
- a CDS encoding M61 family metallopeptidase, with product MSFESEAAGKLQIAYTVSFPEAQAHYADIEMDIKGIAQNKLDLKLPVWTPGSYLVREFAKNVESFTAESNGKAVSVVKTRKNIWQLNTQGLTSVKVKYRFYAFEISVRTAFIDNTHAFLSTSGMFFYPAGGLDLPSTIKIIPYKSWDKVSTSLEMVGNDPFTVKAPNYDILFDSPIEVGNQEVFNFKVGNTNYEVAMYGGGNYDKERLKKDMAKVIETEVAIFGENPNKRYVFIVHNYLKGGGGLEHLSSTVLGASRDAYATAAGYEGFLSLVAHEHFHLWNVKRLRPIALGPFDYDNEVYTTNLWIAEGFTAYYDNLAVRRTNLFPVDDYLTALAADFNTIDNTPGTKVQPLSQSSFDAWIKGYRPDENSINTGISYYNKGAVVGMMMDLEIINNSKGAKSLDNVMRYMYNEYYKVKKRGYTDAEFKAGLEAAAGKKLDDFYAAYINGVDDMDYNKYLAYAGYKAVDEHEGQSIADLGVRVTSANGKIRIANVLRGTAGWVDGLNVNDELVSIDGVPVTDPKKTIVGKQVGDRLSIVVTRDGRQLTIPVTLKQTTQKKYHIVSVDAPTAQQLAVRKKWLNLQ from the coding sequence ATGAGTTTTGAAAGTGAGGCAGCGGGCAAGCTGCAGATCGCCTACACGGTAAGTTTCCCTGAAGCACAAGCACATTATGCCGATATCGAGATGGATATCAAAGGCATCGCTCAAAATAAACTGGACCTTAAACTGCCGGTTTGGACACCCGGCTCCTACCTGGTGCGCGAGTTCGCTAAAAATGTAGAATCCTTTACGGCCGAAAGCAATGGTAAGGCGGTAAGCGTGGTCAAGACCCGCAAAAATATCTGGCAACTGAACACCCAGGGCCTTACCTCGGTGAAAGTTAAATATCGTTTCTACGCGTTCGAGATATCGGTACGTACCGCGTTCATCGATAATACCCATGCGTTCCTGTCAACCTCGGGTATGTTCTTTTACCCGGCCGGTGGTTTGGATCTGCCATCCACCATCAAGATCATCCCTTACAAAAGCTGGGACAAGGTATCTACCAGTTTAGAGATGGTAGGCAACGATCCGTTCACGGTTAAAGCGCCTAATTATGATATCCTGTTCGATTCGCCGATCGAGGTAGGCAACCAGGAAGTATTTAATTTCAAGGTAGGCAACACCAACTACGAGGTGGCCATGTATGGCGGCGGTAACTATGACAAGGAACGCCTGAAAAAAGATATGGCCAAGGTGATCGAGACCGAGGTAGCGATCTTTGGCGAGAACCCTAACAAGCGCTATGTGTTTATCGTGCATAATTACTTGAAAGGCGGCGGCGGCCTCGAGCACCTGAGTTCGACCGTATTGGGCGCCTCACGCGATGCTTACGCTACGGCAGCCGGTTACGAGGGCTTTTTGAGCCTGGTAGCGCACGAGCACTTCCACCTATGGAACGTGAAACGTTTACGCCCGATCGCTTTAGGTCCGTTCGATTATGATAACGAGGTGTACACCACCAACCTGTGGATAGCCGAAGGCTTTACCGCTTACTATGATAACCTGGCCGTACGCCGCACTAACCTTTTCCCGGTAGATGATTACCTGACCGCACTGGCAGCAGATTTTAACACGATCGACAACACCCCGGGCACCAAGGTACAGCCGCTATCGCAGTCGAGCTTTGACGCCTGGATCAAAGGTTACCGCCCTGATGAGAACTCGATCAATACCGGCATCTCTTACTACAACAAGGGTGCTGTGGTAGGCATGATGATGGACCTCGAGATCATTAACAACAGCAAAGGCGCCAAAAGCCTGGACAACGTGATGCGCTACATGTACAATGAGTACTACAAGGTGAAAAAACGCGGTTATACCGATGCCGAGTTCAAAGCTGGGTTAGAGGCCGCTGCCGGTAAAAAACTGGACGACTTTTATGCCGCCTACATTAACGGTGTAGATGATATGGACTACAACAAGTACCTGGCTTACGCCGGTTACAAAGCCGTTGATGAGCACGAAGGCCAAAGCATAGCCGACCTGGGTGTGCGTGTTACCTCGGCCAACGGTAAGATCCGCATTGCCAACGTACTGCGCGGCACTGCCGGTTGGGTTGATGGCTTGAATGTTAACGACGAACTGGTAAGCATTGATGGCGTACCGGTGACCGACCCTAAAAAGACCATCGTTGGTAAGCAAGTGGGCGATCGCCTGAGCATCGTAGTGACCCGCGATGGCCGCCAGCTCACCATACCGGTAACCTTGAAGCAAACCACCCAAAAGAAATACCACATCGTAAGTGTGGACGCGCCTACTGCCCAGCAACTGGCCGTACGCAAAAAATGGCTTAACCTGCAATAA
- a CDS encoding efflux RND transporter periplasmic adaptor subunit: MKIRYIAYIAIALILGYLIFNKLHNAGKKDAAAQGGGGGAGGKGGKKGGPVPVNVQIVKDTVVNTAIDITGSIDPNEQVNLVAQTAGNITGIYFNEGSHVKKGQVLVKVYDQDLQATLKQTEYQIALAKENEYRNRVLLQKEAVSKQEYDTSLSSYNTLKAQADVVRAQISRTVVRAPFSGVIGLRNVSPGGYLSTQTSIATLVNTDPMKVTFNVPERYRPFIKAGTKITFNIASSRKNFSASVYAVDPAVDPATRTITVRARAANPNNEITAGGFAKINLVLEQSPRAIMVPTQCVVPDLKSSKVFIARNDTAYVRNVKTDNRTDTQIEITEGLKPGDSLIVSGIIQMRPKVPLKIIKVLH; the protein is encoded by the coding sequence ATGAAAATACGATACATTGCCTACATAGCCATTGCACTAATACTGGGCTATCTGATCTTTAACAAGCTGCATAATGCCGGTAAAAAGGACGCCGCGGCACAGGGCGGTGGTGGCGGCGCAGGAGGAAAAGGCGGTAAAAAGGGCGGCCCCGTACCGGTGAACGTACAGATCGTGAAAGATACCGTGGTGAATACCGCCATTGACATCACCGGCAGTATAGACCCTAACGAGCAGGTGAACCTGGTGGCTCAAACGGCCGGCAACATCACCGGCATCTATTTTAATGAGGGCAGCCATGTGAAAAAGGGCCAGGTACTGGTAAAGGTGTATGACCAGGATCTGCAAGCCACCCTTAAACAGACCGAATACCAGATCGCACTGGCTAAAGAGAACGAGTACCGCAACCGCGTGCTGCTGCAAAAAGAGGCCGTGAGTAAGCAGGAATATGATACCTCATTGTCAAGCTATAATACCCTGAAGGCACAGGCCGATGTGGTTAGGGCGCAGATATCACGTACGGTGGTAAGGGCTCCATTCAGCGGGGTGATCGGCCTGCGTAACGTGAGCCCGGGCGGTTACCTGTCTACCCAAACCAGCATTGCCACGCTGGTGAACACCGACCCTATGAAGGTGACCTTTAACGTGCCTGAGCGTTATCGTCCGTTCATCAAAGCCGGCACCAAGATCACCTTTAACATCGCCAGCTCGCGCAAAAATTTTTCGGCCTCAGTTTATGCGGTAGACCCTGCCGTTGACCCGGCCACCCGTACCATTACGGTTAGGGCCAGGGCGGCTAACCCAAATAATGAGATCACCGCAGGTGGTTTTGCCAAGATCAATCTGGTGCTGGAGCAATCACCACGGGCCATTATGGTGCCCACCCAATGCGTGGTGCCCGATCTTAAATCGAGCAAGGTGTTCATTGCCCGTAATGATACCGCGTACGTACGCAACGTGAAGACCGACAACCGCACCGATACCCAGATCGAGATCACCGAAGGTTTGAAGCCTGGTGATTCGCTCATCGTGTCGGGCATTATTCAAATGCGTCCAAAAGTTCCATTAAAGATCATTAAAGTTCTTCACTAA
- a CDS encoding efflux RND transporter permease subunit yields MSLSSVSIKRPVLATVMSVIIVVFGVIGYKFLGIRDFPSVDPPIISVSTSYSGANADVIESQITEPLEKAINGVQGIRNISSTSSVGSSNITVEFDLDADLETAANDVRDKVSQAQRQLPQDINAPPVVSKADANSDNIITLTVSSNTRNIMQVNDYAENVLQEALQTIPGVSAINLQGQRQYAMRLWLDPNKLSALKVTATDIRDALALENVELPAGKISGNNTEVTVRALGKLVTEKDFNNLIIRADSNRVIRLSDLGYAVLGSANEETAFKESGVPQVGLAVVPQPGANYVQIAKDFYVRLKQVEKDLPPDIKLQVALDNTRFINQSIEEVEETLIISFILVVIIIYLFFRDWLIAFRPLIDIPVSLIGAFFIMYICGFSINILTLLGIVLATGLVVDDGIVVTENIYKKIEEGMPVRKAAFEGSAEIFFAVISTSVTLAAVFLPIVFLQGFTGRLFREFAVVVAGSVLISAFVSLSLTPMLNVKLVRKNHKRSKFYERTEPFFERMTNGYKETLISFMKHKWVSIAILVVSIGLIGVLVKVLPAELAPLDDRSLLRYTATASEGATYEFMTKYMDKVAQLVDDSIPEAKINIEIVSPGFGGSSSTNSGFGRIGLVAPDERTRTQAQIAEWLNKKLKRFPDARAIVVQEQTISGGGSGARTSLPVQFVIQNQDFEKIRKVLPTFFAEVGKSPVFSNSDVNLKFTKPELRITTDRDRARDLGVSVADISQTLQLYYSAGRLDYFLMSGKQYQVIAQVDRANRDQPLDLRSVYVRSTRGNLVQLDNVVKVEESAAPPAIYHFNRYKSATVQAGLSEGYTIGDGIAEMQRIAKGLLDPSFSTALSGPSRDYAESSSNIVFAFGFALLLIYLVLAAQFESFMDPVIVMLTVPLAIAGAFVSLWLFDQTLNIFSEIGMITLVGLVTKNGILIVEFANQRMEHGLAKYEAVVEAATARLRPILMTSLAVVLGAVPIALALGAGAKSRVSLGIVIMGGMMFSLILTLYVIPMMYVMLASRTRRDPDKEPEEEETPKQPLLIENL; encoded by the coding sequence ATGAGTTTATCCTCAGTCAGTATAAAACGGCCGGTGCTGGCCACGGTAATGTCGGTCATTATCGTGGTGTTCGGCGTCATCGGCTACAAATTCCTGGGTATCCGCGATTTCCCTTCGGTGGATCCGCCAATCATTAGCGTAAGCACCAGTTACTCGGGCGCCAACGCCGATGTGATCGAGTCGCAGATCACCGAGCCGCTCGAAAAGGCGATCAACGGTGTGCAAGGTATCCGTAATATCTCATCTACCAGTTCGGTAGGTTCGAGCAATATCACCGTAGAATTCGATCTGGATGCCGACCTGGAAACGGCCGCGAACGACGTGCGCGACAAGGTATCACAAGCGCAGCGCCAGCTACCACAGGATATCAATGCCCCGCCGGTAGTGAGCAAGGCCGACGCCAACTCCGATAATATTATCACCCTCACCGTAAGCAGTAACACCCGCAACATTATGCAGGTGAACGATTATGCCGAGAACGTGTTGCAGGAAGCCTTGCAGACCATCCCCGGTGTGAGCGCCATCAACCTGCAGGGCCAGCGCCAGTACGCTATGCGTTTGTGGCTGGATCCCAATAAGCTTTCGGCATTGAAAGTGACCGCTACCGATATACGCGATGCTTTGGCGTTGGAGAACGTGGAACTGCCTGCCGGTAAAATATCAGGTAACAATACCGAGGTAACGGTAAGGGCACTGGGCAAACTGGTGACCGAAAAGGATTTTAACAACCTGATCATTCGTGCTGATAGTAACCGCGTGATCCGTTTGAGCGATCTGGGCTATGCTGTACTTGGATCGGCCAACGAGGAGACCGCGTTCAAGGAATCGGGCGTGCCGCAAGTAGGTTTGGCCGTGGTACCACAACCAGGCGCCAACTACGTGCAGATCGCCAAGGACTTTTATGTGCGTTTAAAACAGGTAGAGAAAGACCTGCCACCAGATATCAAACTACAAGTGGCGTTGGATAATACCCGTTTCATTAACCAATCTATCGAGGAGGTGGAGGAGACGCTCATCATCTCGTTCATTCTGGTGGTAATCATCATTTACCTGTTCTTCCGCGATTGGCTCATCGCCTTCCGACCGCTCATCGATATTCCGGTATCGCTCATCGGTGCCTTCTTCATCATGTACATCTGCGGTTTCTCGATCAACATCCTGACGCTGCTGGGTATCGTACTGGCCACAGGCCTGGTGGTGGATGATGGTATCGTGGTGACGGAGAACATCTATAAAAAGATAGAAGAGGGGATGCCGGTACGCAAAGCTGCCTTTGAGGGATCGGCCGAGATCTTTTTTGCCGTTATCTCCACATCGGTAACGCTGGCTGCGGTGTTCCTGCCTATCGTGTTCCTGCAAGGGTTTACGGGCCGCTTGTTCAGAGAGTTCGCGGTAGTGGTGGCCGGTTCGGTATTGATATCGGCCTTTGTGTCGCTATCCTTAACGCCCATGCTCAATGTGAAGCTGGTACGCAAGAACCACAAACGTTCCAAATTTTATGAGCGCACCGAGCCTTTCTTTGAGCGCATGACCAATGGTTACAAGGAAACCCTCATCTCGTTCATGAAGCACAAGTGGGTGTCTATAGCCATCCTGGTGGTATCTATAGGCCTGATCGGCGTTTTAGTAAAGGTGTTACCTGCCGAGCTTGCCCCGCTCGATGACCGTAGCTTGTTACGTTATACGGCAACCGCATCAGAAGGTGCCACCTACGAGTTCATGACCAAGTACATGGACAAGGTAGCCCAACTGGTAGATGATTCGATACCAGAGGCCAAGATCAATATCGAGATCGTATCGCCGGGGTTCGGTGGTAGCAGTTCTACCAACTCAGGCTTTGGCCGTATAGGTTTGGTAGCGCCCGATGAACGTACCCGTACGCAGGCCCAGATCGCCGAGTGGCTCAACAAGAAATTAAAACGTTTCCCTGATGCCCGCGCCATTGTGGTGCAGGAGCAAACCATCAGTGGTGGTGGTAGCGGTGCGCGTACCTCGCTACCGGTACAATTCGTGATCCAGAACCAGGACTTTGAGAAGATCCGTAAGGTACTGCCTACCTTTTTTGCCGAAGTAGGCAAGAGCCCGGTATTCTCCAACTCCGACGTGAACCTGAAATTCACCAAGCCCGAACTGCGCATCACCACCGATCGTGACCGTGCCCGCGACCTGGGCGTTTCGGTTGCCGATATATCGCAGACCTTACAATTGTACTATAGCGCCGGCCGTTTAGATTACTTTTTGATGAGCGGCAAGCAATACCAGGTGATCGCCCAGGTGGATCGCGCTAACCGTGATCAGCCACTCGACCTGCGTTCGGTTTACGTGCGTAGTACCCGAGGCAACCTGGTGCAGTTAGATAACGTGGTCAAGGTAGAGGAAAGCGCCGCGCCGCCGGCCATCTATCACTTTAACCGTTACAAGTCGGCCACGGTACAGGCAGGCCTTTCAGAAGGTTATACCATTGGTGATGGTATCGCCGAGATGCAACGCATTGCCAAGGGATTGCTTGACCCATCATTCAGTACCGCATTGAGCGGACCGTCACGTGACTATGCCGAAAGTTCATCCAACATCGTGTTCGCCTTTGGCTTTGCCTTGTTGCTGATCTACCTGGTACTGGCCGCTCAATTCGAAAGCTTTATGGACCCGGTGATCGTGATGCTTACGGTGCCTTTGGCTATCGCCGGGGCATTCGTATCGTTATGGCTGTTCGATCAAACCCTCAACATCTTTAGCGAGATCGGTATGATCACCCTGGTGGGTCTCGTGACCAAGAATGGTATCCTCATCGTGGAATTTGCCAATCAGCGTATGGAGCATGGCCTGGCCAAGTATGAGGCCGTTGTGGAGGCCGCCACCGCTCGTTTACGCCCAATCCTGATGACCAGCTTGGCCGTGGTGCTGGGTGCCGTGCCGATCGCTTTGGCGTTGGGTGCCGGTGCTAAAAGCCGGGTTTCATTAGGTATTGTTATCATGGGTGGTATGATGTTCTCGCTTATATTGACACTATACGTGATCCCGATGATGTATGTGATGCTGGCCTCACGCACCCGCCGTGATCCTGATAAGGAGCCCGAAGAGGAAGAGACCCCTAAACAACCATTATTAATTGAAAACCTGTAA